In the Cytophagales bacterium genome, one interval contains:
- a CDS encoding xanthine dehydrogenase family protein subunit M, whose translation MIPSSFSYTAPSTLDEALKVLNELGDEAKILAGGHSLIPMMKLRFAEPEHLVDLNNIPGLSYINIEDGTLNIGAMTRESEMEESGDVQQHFPIFLDAAKLIADPQVRNFGTIGGNIAHGDAANDHPAVMIALGAEVEITGTGGKRTVGIDDFFYGFYATAVEDGEILTEIRVPVPSGKFGNAYHKTERKVGDYATGGVAVQIELDDSGTCTRAGIGLTNVNPTPLRATRSEEALVGTKVTAAEIEAAGQMAAEDCNPSDDLRGDADYKRRVIKALTKRMITKALERANS comes from the coding sequence ATGATACCCTCTTCATTTAGTTATACTGCCCCATCTACCCTCGATGAGGCGCTCAAGGTGCTAAACGAGCTTGGGGATGAAGCGAAGATCCTGGCCGGTGGCCATAGCTTGATCCCCATGATGAAGCTTCGATTTGCGGAGCCAGAGCATTTAGTAGACCTCAATAACATCCCAGGATTGTCTTATATCAACATCGAAGACGGCACGCTCAATATCGGAGCAATGACCCGTGAAAGTGAGATGGAAGAATCCGGAGATGTGCAACAACACTTTCCCATTTTTTTGGATGCGGCCAAGTTGATTGCCGATCCTCAGGTAAGAAACTTCGGAACAATAGGAGGCAACATTGCTCATGGCGATGCAGCCAATGATCACCCAGCGGTGATGATCGCACTAGGAGCTGAAGTAGAGATTACCGGAACCGGCGGTAAAAGAACTGTCGGAATTGATGATTTCTTTTATGGATTCTATGCGACCGCTGTAGAAGACGGAGAGATCCTTACAGAGATCAGAGTACCTGTTCCATCAGGAAAATTTGGAAATGCTTACCACAAAACCGAGAGAAAAGTAGGGGATTATGCGACAGGTGGCGTGGCGGTTCAGATCGAATTAGATGACAGTGGTACTTGTACCAGGGCCGGAATTGGATTGACCAACGTGAATCCTACACCACTTAGAGCTACTCGATCAGAGGAAGCGCTCGTTGGTACTAAAGTTACGGCGGCTGAGATTGAGGCTGCAGGCCAAATGGCGGCAGAAGATTGTAATCCATCAGATGATTTGAGGGGAGATGCAGATTACAAGCGACGCGTCATCAAAGCCCTGACCAAACGAATGATCACCAAAGCATTAGAAAGAGCTAACTCATGA
- a CDS encoding (2Fe-2S)-binding protein, translating into MKTPITLKINGEEHSFEVEPRTLLVHLIREQANMTGTHIGCDTSSCGACTLLIDGKSAKSCTILAVQANGKEITTVEGLATAEGVHPIQEGFKENHGLHCGFCTPGMMLRAIELLEKNPDPTEEEIRWGISGNLCRCTGYNNIVKAIQYAGAKMRGDELPSTEPVFVE; encoded by the coding sequence ATGAAAACACCAATAACCCTAAAAATAAATGGCGAGGAGCACTCCTTTGAAGTAGAGCCTCGTACCCTGCTGGTACACCTGATCCGTGAGCAGGCTAACATGACTGGAACACACATCGGATGTGATACGTCGAGTTGTGGCGCCTGCACCTTGTTGATTGACGGTAAATCAGCAAAATCATGTACCATTTTGGCAGTACAAGCCAATGGTAAGGAGATCACCACAGTGGAAGGTTTGGCAACCGCAGAGGGCGTGCACCCGATCCAGGAAGGTTTCAAAGAAAATCATGGTCTGCATTGTGGATTCTGTACGCCTGGTATGATGCTGCGAGCGATCGAATTATTGGAGAAAAATCCTGATCCTACTGAGGAAGAGATCCGATGGGGGATTTCAGGAAACCTTTGCCGATGCACAGGATACAATAACATCGTAAAAGCCATCCAGTATGCTGGTGCGAAAATGCGTGGTGACGAATTGCCATCCACCGAACCTGTATTTGTTGAATAA
- a CDS encoding aerobic carbon-monoxide dehydrogenase large subunit, with amino-acid sequence MIQCKTSKEIGGMGHSMKRKEDDRFVHGKGNYVDDVKLPGMLYMDIVRSPYAYAKIKNIDASAALEIPGVVAVVTGKDLEQYNLHWMPTLMSDTQMVLPTDTVMYQSQEVAAVIATEKYIARDGREAVKVEYEPMKALVDPYKALDEDAPLLRPDKEDQKDNHIWHWEAGQKEETDKIFENAEVTVKEQMHIPRIHVSSIETCGCVADYNKVDNHLTMYMTTQAPHAIRTVIALVAGHVGLTEEKIRVIAPDIGGGFGGKVPVYPGYVIAIAVSFLVGKPVKWIEDRSENLQADSFARDYHITAEMAGTKDGKILATRMKVLADHGYTDASANPSKFPTGMFSIGTGSYDYPNAFMEADAVYTNKPPGGVAYRCSFRVTEAVHAIERITDRYALEIDKDPAQVRMDNFIKKEQFPYQSPTGWEYDSGDYHAGLELAMRTVDYDGLRKEQAEKRKKGELMGIGLSTFTEIVGAGPSKDFDILGIKMFDSAEIRVHPTGKAIARFGTKSQGQGHETTYAQIIAEELGIPAKDIQVEEGDTDTAPYGLGTYASRSTPTAGAAAAMAARKLRDKAKKIAAYLLEVSEDDLEWEPGKFFVKGAPEKSKTIQEIVFASYTNHPQGMEAGFEATHYYDPPNLTFPSGAYICIVDIDTDTFEIKVRRFVAIDDAGHIINPMVAQGQVHGGLTQGIAPAMYEELIYDEDGNILNGTLMDYLVPTAVESPSWETGHTVTPSPHHPIGAKGIGESPTVGAPPAIANAIVDALKPYGITHLDIPITPYKIFKALKEKGVLDKPIAE; translated from the coding sequence ATGATACAATGTAAAACTTCGAAAGAGATCGGCGGCATGGGGCATTCCATGAAGCGAAAAGAGGATGATCGCTTCGTACATGGAAAAGGCAACTACGTCGATGATGTGAAATTACCCGGCATGCTGTACATGGATATCGTAAGAAGTCCGTATGCTTATGCCAAGATCAAAAACATAGATGCTTCCGCAGCATTGGAAATTCCTGGTGTTGTGGCAGTAGTTACCGGAAAGGACCTTGAGCAGTACAACCTGCACTGGATGCCTACTTTGATGAGTGATACACAAATGGTTCTTCCAACCGATACGGTTATGTACCAGTCGCAGGAAGTGGCAGCAGTGATTGCTACAGAAAAGTACATTGCCAGAGACGGCCGTGAGGCAGTAAAAGTGGAATACGAGCCGATGAAAGCGCTGGTAGATCCCTACAAAGCCTTAGATGAAGATGCGCCATTGTTGCGTCCTGATAAAGAGGATCAAAAGGATAATCACATCTGGCATTGGGAAGCAGGCCAGAAAGAAGAGACCGACAAAATCTTCGAGAATGCGGAAGTGACTGTAAAAGAGCAGATGCACATTCCTAGAATTCACGTTTCTTCGATTGAAACATGTGGTTGTGTGGCAGACTACAATAAAGTAGACAATCACCTGACCATGTACATGACAACCCAGGCACCACACGCCATCCGCACGGTCATTGCGCTGGTTGCAGGTCACGTGGGTTTAACAGAGGAGAAAATTCGGGTGATCGCTCCGGATATTGGAGGTGGTTTTGGAGGTAAAGTACCGGTATATCCAGGTTACGTAATTGCCATAGCTGTATCATTCCTGGTCGGAAAGCCAGTAAAATGGATCGAAGACCGAAGTGAGAACCTTCAGGCGGATTCATTTGCTCGTGACTATCATATCACAGCAGAAATGGCCGGAACCAAGGATGGTAAGATCCTGGCGACTCGTATGAAAGTATTGGCCGATCATGGCTACACGGATGCGTCTGCAAATCCTTCCAAGTTCCCGACTGGAATGTTTTCGATCGGAACAGGATCCTATGACTATCCTAATGCCTTTATGGAAGCGGATGCGGTTTACACCAACAAGCCTCCGGGGGGAGTTGCTTACCGTTGTTCCTTCCGTGTGACAGAGGCTGTACATGCCATTGAGCGAATTACAGACCGATATGCACTAGAGATTGACAAGGATCCCGCACAAGTGCGCATGGATAACTTCATCAAAAAAGAGCAATTCCCTTACCAGTCTCCAACCGGTTGGGAGTATGACTCTGGAGATTACCACGCGGGTCTTGAATTGGCCATGAGAACGGTAGATTATGATGGTTTACGAAAGGAGCAAGCCGAAAAGCGTAAGAAAGGTGAATTGATGGGGATAGGCCTGTCTACGTTTACTGAGATTGTAGGAGCAGGTCCTTCTAAGGATTTCGACATTCTCGGTATCAAAATGTTCGACAGTGCGGAGATTCGGGTACACCCTACGGGTAAAGCCATTGCCCGTTTCGGTACCAAGTCGCAAGGGCAAGGTCACGAAACTACTTATGCGCAGATCATTGCGGAAGAGTTAGGCATTCCTGCTAAAGACATCCAAGTCGAAGAGGGTGATACCGACACGGCACCTTATGGGTTGGGAACTTACGCGAGTAGAAGTACCCCTACAGCAGGTGCAGCAGCAGCGATGGCGGCTAGAAAATTGAGAGACAAAGCGAAGAAAATCGCAGCTTACTTATTGGAAGTAAGTGAAGATGATTTGGAATGGGAGCCTGGTAAGTTCTTTGTCAAAGGAGCACCGGAGAAATCCAAAACCATCCAGGAGATCGTATTTGCTTCTTATACCAATCACCCACAAGGGATGGAAGCTGGGTTTGAGGCAACTCACTACTACGATCCTCCGAACCTTACGTTCCCATCAGGGGCTTATATCTGTATTGTTGATATCGATACCGATACGTTTGAGATCAAGGTGCGAAGATTCGTAGCGATCGATGATGCCGGACATATCATCAACCCGATGGTTGCTCAGGGACAGGTACACGGTGGATTGACTCAGGGTATCGCACCTGCGATGTACGAGGAGTTGATTTACGATGAAGATGGAAACATCCTGAATGGTACGTTGATGGATTATCTGGTACCCACGGCGGTAGAGTCTCCAAGTTGGGAAACTGGCCATACGGTGACACCTTCACCACACCACCCAATTGGTGCAAAAGGTATTGGTGAGTCACCTACGGTTGGGGCGCCTCCGGCAATTGCCAATGCGATTGTTGATGCGTTGAAACCATACGGTATCACCCACCTGGACATTCCGATTACCCCTTACAAGATCTTCAAGGCCTTGAAGGAAAAAGGAGTGTTAGATAAACCAATCGCAGAGTAA
- a CDS encoding SRPBCC family protein gives MEATITKNFTIEEPIEKVWAGLSNPMEISGCVPGASITEQIDDNNYKGEVSLKFGPVKSKYDGQITIDEMDNDNHQMKLIGKGLDSKGKGSAEMTMNGTAKSIDSGTEVDFEMVVSIQGTLAQFGSRLINDVSAQLMDQFVNNFKNLLAGAEVDNTLKAGSMMGSVLKSKVSGIFKKKEGEEEKPAEA, from the coding sequence ATGGAAGCTACAATCACAAAGAATTTTACCATAGAAGAGCCTATTGAAAAAGTATGGGCAGGACTCAGTAATCCCATGGAGATCTCAGGTTGTGTACCTGGTGCCTCTATTACGGAGCAGATTGACGACAATAATTACAAAGGCGAGGTTTCATTGAAGTTTGGCCCGGTCAAGTCCAAGTATGACGGTCAGATCACCATCGATGAGATGGACAATGACAACCATCAAATGAAGTTGATCGGTAAAGGCCTGGATTCCAAAGGAAAAGGAAGTGCCGAGATGACCATGAATGGAACTGCCAAATCCATTGATAGCGGAACCGAAGTAGACTTTGAAATGGTAGTCTCTATTCAGGGTACCCTTGCGCAGTTTGGATCCCGATTGATCAATGACGTTTCGGCACAGTTGATGGATCAATTCGTCAATAATTTTAAAAACTTGCTTGCGGGTGCAGAGGTAGACAATACGTTGAAAGCCGGTTCCATGATGGGGTCAGTGCTGAAGAGTAAGGTCTCCGGCATCTTCAAGAAGAAAGAAGGTGAAGAAGAAAAACCTGCAGAAGCATGA
- a CDS encoding MoxR family ATPase, whose translation MIPEVSQLIRELDKKSYVVEEELATVLLLTLKLKKPILLEGPPGVGKTEAAHILASHLGADLLRLQCYEGLDVNNAIYEWNYQKQLLSIKINEQSALSEAEKEKHIFGEDFLLKRPLLQAITSDKPAVLLIDEIDRADEEFEAFLLELLSDFQISIPEMGTVKAKHRPIVILTSNRTRELSDALRRRCLYHWVSYPSFEKERNILKKHLPDVEENMLNSLVTFVQQLREMKLQKSPGIAETIDWANAMITLGAKSFSPEYVEKTLGCVLKSDADIKVVKEEGVESLITS comes from the coding sequence ATGATACCGGAGGTCAGTCAACTGATCAGAGAGCTGGATAAGAAAAGTTACGTAGTGGAAGAAGAACTGGCGACGGTTCTTCTTCTTACTTTGAAACTGAAAAAGCCTATTCTGCTGGAAGGCCCTCCGGGCGTTGGAAAGACAGAAGCGGCACATATCCTGGCCAGTCATTTGGGGGCGGATCTGCTTCGGCTGCAGTGCTACGAAGGCCTGGATGTGAACAACGCCATTTACGAGTGGAATTATCAAAAGCAGTTGCTGAGCATCAAGATCAACGAGCAGTCTGCCTTGTCTGAAGCAGAAAAAGAAAAGCACATTTTCGGAGAAGACTTTTTGCTGAAACGTCCGTTATTGCAGGCGATAACCAGTGACAAACCTGCTGTATTACTAATTGACGAAATTGATCGTGCAGACGAGGAGTTTGAAGCCTTTCTATTGGAATTGTTGTCGGACTTCCAGATATCTATCCCCGAGATGGGAACCGTGAAGGCGAAACATCGTCCCATTGTGATCCTGACTTCTAATCGAACGCGAGAATTGAGCGATGCTCTAAGGAGAAGGTGTTTGTACCATTGGGTATCCTATCCAAGTTTTGAAAAAGAGCGAAACATCCTGAAAAAGCATTTACCAGATGTAGAGGAGAACATGTTGAATTCCCTGGTAACTTTTGTTCAGCAATTGCGAGAGATGAAATTGCAGAAATCTCCTGGAATTGCAGAGACCATTGATTGGGCCAATGCTATGATTACTTTGGGTGCGAAATCCTTTTCTCCCGAGTATGTGGAAAAAACCCTTGGCTGTGTCCTGAAATCCGATGCGGATATTAAGGTCGTGAAAGAGGAGGGGGTAGAATCGTTAATAACGAGTTAG
- a CDS encoding VWA domain-containing protein, with translation MSLTHCTHHESLSDAMAGFTKLCRDSNLDVGLNHTLEALQASEMGFLHDEITFKYTLKSLFCVKEEQFEDFDKCFDVYWKKRKHNYAHTIDKKGSTNIAKRTNASLVMAGFNPNGHQEAKAEEEAKSITGASRIESLKATDFSKVASMDSTYLDDLAERLLRQLNHRMKRKMTETKKGAIDLKRTIRKNMSNGGALLELSRKNRKIQKRKIVLILDVSGSMDKYSFYLLKFIWSLKSNLGNIEAFVFSTKLVRITDLISTDQLDQALWDLSVQADHWSGGTKIGECIKDFNDQYGKLVLNGRSVTMILSDGLDDGEPKLLSGELEKIKMRTSKLLWLNPLKGMQGYAPEAKGMKAALPYLDDFRSAHNLNSLLELENLLADA, from the coding sequence ATGTCTCTTACCCACTGTACCCATCACGAATCTCTTAGCGATGCCATGGCAGGCTTTACCAAGCTGTGCCGTGACAGTAATTTGGATGTTGGGTTGAATCATACCCTGGAGGCATTACAAGCATCTGAGATGGGGTTTCTCCATGATGAGATCACTTTCAAATACACCTTGAAATCCTTGTTTTGCGTCAAAGAGGAGCAGTTTGAGGATTTTGACAAATGTTTTGATGTCTATTGGAAAAAACGCAAACACAACTACGCACACACGATCGATAAAAAAGGATCAACCAATATTGCGAAAAGGACCAATGCTTCCCTGGTGATGGCGGGCTTCAATCCTAATGGCCATCAGGAGGCCAAAGCCGAAGAGGAAGCAAAAAGCATTACCGGAGCCAGCAGAATTGAGTCATTAAAAGCGACAGATTTTTCAAAGGTGGCTTCCATGGACAGTACGTATCTGGATGACCTGGCAGAGCGACTGCTGCGTCAGCTCAACCACCGGATGAAACGCAAAATGACGGAGACAAAAAAAGGCGCCATTGATCTGAAAAGGACCATTCGCAAGAACATGTCAAATGGTGGAGCTTTGCTAGAGTTGAGTCGAAAAAACAGAAAAATACAAAAACGGAAGATCGTGCTTATTCTGGATGTCTCAGGGTCCATGGATAAGTACAGCTTCTATTTGCTTAAATTTATCTGGTCGCTGAAATCCAATCTGGGAAATATTGAGGCCTTTGTGTTCAGCACGAAGCTTGTAAGGATCACTGATCTTATTTCGACGGATCAGTTGGATCAAGCCTTGTGGGACCTTAGTGTACAGGCGGATCACTGGTCTGGAGGCACGAAAATTGGAGAATGCATCAAGGATTTCAATGACCAATATGGAAAACTTGTCCTCAATGGACGTAGTGTAACCATGATTTTGAGTGATGGCCTGGACGATGGGGAACCCAAACTATTGTCGGGAGAGTTAGAAAAGATAAAGATGCGAACCAGTAAGTTGTTGTGGTTGAACCCTTTGAAAGGGATGCAAGGGTATGCGCCGGAAGCCAAAGGCATGAAGGCAGCGTTACCTTATTTGGATGATTTTCGTTCGGCCCATAACCTGAACAGTTTGTTAGAACTTGAAAACCTATTAGCAGATGCTTGA
- a CDS encoding XdhC family protein yields the protein MLDDHIFEQLEELKSQDRNAAVAVVVNRKAPTSGKPGDKALITEEGDVHGWIGGGCTKGIVIKEAIASLKDQKPRLVKIAPGADTQDDQQGVKTYSMMCQSEGSVDVYIEPMIPASKIFIFGRSHIAKSLCEIGAAAGYEMTVISDLLEHEMFPKAKKFHALKDFDTNQLKPADFVVVCTQGEDDEKSLEAAVASNANYVSFVSSRRKANSIYRTLKKQGTPIEDLAQVKTPAGLDLNAKSPQDVAISILAEIVQEKMALGADQGDEAAFKELNEDLYMNPVCKIPVQKSTAKHVLEYKGEKVYFCCDGCKVSFEKEPEAYL from the coding sequence ATGCTTGACGATCATATTTTTGAACAACTGGAAGAGCTGAAAAGCCAGGACCGAAACGCCGCAGTGGCGGTAGTGGTCAACCGCAAAGCACCTACTTCCGGGAAGCCAGGAGACAAAGCCCTCATTACCGAGGAAGGTGACGTGCATGGCTGGATCGGTGGTGGTTGTACCAAAGGCATTGTCATCAAGGAGGCCATCGCTTCGCTGAAAGATCAAAAGCCTCGCCTGGTCAAAATTGCTCCGGGTGCTGATACCCAGGACGATCAGCAAGGGGTGAAGACTTACAGCATGATGTGCCAGAGCGAAGGATCTGTTGATGTATACATTGAACCTATGATACCTGCCAGTAAAATATTCATCTTTGGAAGATCCCACATTGCTAAGTCATTGTGTGAAATTGGCGCTGCAGCAGGTTATGAAATGACGGTAATTTCCGATCTATTGGAACACGAGATGTTTCCCAAAGCGAAGAAATTTCATGCTTTGAAAGATTTCGATACCAATCAGTTGAAACCTGCCGATTTTGTGGTGGTATGTACCCAGGGGGAAGATGATGAAAAGAGCCTGGAAGCGGCAGTGGCCTCAAACGCCAATTACGTGTCTTTCGTTTCCAGTCGTAGAAAAGCCAATTCCATTTACCGAACACTCAAAAAGCAAGGTACACCCATTGAAGACCTTGCACAGGTAAAAACACCAGCAGGCCTGGATCTCAATGCAAAATCACCTCAGGATGTGGCTATTTCTATATTGGCGGAGATCGTACAGGAAAAAATGGCTCTTGGTGCGGATCAAGGAGATGAAGCGGCTTTCAAAGAGTTGAATGAAGACTTGTACATGAATCCCGTTTGTAAGATCCCCGTGCAAAAGAGCACAGCGAAACATGTTTTGGAATACAAGGGTGAGAAAGTTTACTTCTGCTGTGATGGCTGTAAAGTAAGCTTTGAGAAAGAGCCTGAGGCGTATTTGTAA
- a CDS encoding RidA family protein has translation MKYFSFLIPFLFISCSSHVQQNEPSFSRRYFQPTNGYSQMVVIEQNGIKTLHISGQVGEGENLDTQMRDVLKKLGDLLESEGGSYADLVKINTYIVDYKPEDLDVFRGVRKEIFTDAITPASTLVGVTALALPEWLIEIDAVAVIE, from the coding sequence ATGAAATACTTCAGCTTTCTTATACCATTCCTTTTTATCTCTTGCAGTAGCCACGTACAACAAAACGAACCTTCGTTTTCCCGTCGCTACTTTCAACCCACCAATGGCTATTCTCAGATGGTTGTTATCGAGCAGAATGGCATCAAGACCTTACACATATCCGGACAAGTAGGAGAGGGTGAAAACCTGGATACTCAAATGAGAGATGTGCTCAAGAAACTTGGGGACTTGCTGGAAAGTGAAGGAGGGAGCTATGCGGATTTGGTCAAGATCAACACCTACATTGTTGATTACAAGCCCGAAGACCTGGATGTATTTCGTGGTGTGAGAAAAGAGATTTTTACGGATGCGATCACGCCGGCGAGTACATTAGTAGGTGTTACGGCATTGGCTTTGCCAGAGTGGTTGATCGAGATCGATGCAGTGGCGGTGATTGAGTAA
- a CDS encoding HEAT repeat domain-containing protein, whose protein sequence is MFRNNRKSSQKSILDGIDEINWQHLKHAYGVASDVAKDIRNLTNTNEKTRESALYNLYGSIFHQGTRYEATPYAIPFIYELIESEHVKNRHELIEFLINLALGYEDNYLPEGIDPKKFRKNLLDSEARLTTEQREVNEKYGYSILALIDCYNFVEEGISILLNCLKHEDESIRIAALYAIAWFPEKSENTTPAILEILSSSQEEMELATGILTLGLLSKQSASPIDLSVLQYHMNSDSALLRISAAIALARNPIQMDVLNILIEGIKSETSLSEVEGMLFNEGNISGYASLTLSKYGKSEKDKIIPVLCESLIVADTYQSLDITHALLEFINDKKTVLIKDEKLEDLNQLELLALNAIYEHGGWTVGGGGFVNYFNLLKSGGVPDSKSGLGEFLNKTDT, encoded by the coding sequence ATGTTTCGAAACAACCGAAAATCAAGTCAAAAATCAATTCTAGATGGAATTGACGAAATCAATTGGCAGCATTTAAAACATGCTTACGGTGTAGCTTCGGATGTAGCTAAGGACATAAGAAATCTAACCAACACCAATGAGAAAACTAGAGAAAGTGCCCTTTACAATTTATACGGATCAATTTTTCATCAGGGAACAAGATACGAAGCAACACCCTATGCAATCCCATTTATCTATGAACTGATTGAAAGTGAACATGTAAAAAACAGGCATGAATTAATAGAATTCCTGATCAATCTTGCATTAGGATATGAAGATAATTACCTGCCTGAAGGCATTGATCCTAAAAAATTCAGAAAGAATTTATTAGATAGTGAAGCGCGTCTGACGACTGAACAACGGGAGGTTAATGAAAAATATGGGTATAGTATTTTGGCTTTGATCGATTGTTATAATTTCGTCGAAGAAGGCATATCAATTTTATTGAATTGCTTAAAACATGAGGATGAAAGTATAAGAATTGCTGCACTTTACGCAATCGCATGGTTTCCTGAAAAATCCGAAAACACCACACCCGCAATACTGGAAATTCTTAGCAGTTCTCAGGAAGAAATGGAGTTAGCTACTGGGATTCTGACTTTAGGGCTTTTGAGTAAACAATCAGCAAGTCCAATAGACTTATCGGTCTTACAATACCACATGAATTCGGATTCGGCGCTACTAAGAATTTCCGCAGCTATCGCACTGGCCAGAAACCCCATCCAAATGGATGTCCTGAACATATTAATTGAAGGTATTAAATCCGAAACAAGTCTAAGCGAAGTGGAAGGAATGCTGTTCAATGAAGGTAATATTTCGGGTTATGCGAGTTTAACGCTTTCTAAATATGGAAAATCCGAAAAAGATAAAATTATACCTGTTCTATGTGAGTCATTAATAGTTGCTGATACTTATCAATCACTAGATATCACTCATGCGCTATTGGAATTTATAAACGATAAGAAAACAGTCTTAATTAAAGATGAAAAATTGGAAGACCTTAATCAACTCGAGCTCTTGGCTTTAAATGCCATCTACGAACATGGAGGATGGACTGTAGGTGGAGGAGGATTTGTCAATTATTTCAATCTATTGAAATCTGGAGGAGTACCCGATTCAAAATCGGGGCTGGGAGAATTCTTAAATAAGACCGATACTTAA
- a CDS encoding adenylate/guanylate cyclase domain-containing protein, with product MKFLFLLAAFILTFSCWGQTDADALEKQVKGKSGFEKLATLNQLSAFFNGNNDRKFRKYAKQGCVLAENFDESKMSLSSEQSNMIAEAFNHFAVSQYDKKHYLDARNIFQKAETLSEDIGNEAVATNAKIYLAKIDSLADDAVKDNIFNRTLTDLNLDRVVSNTNSKVGIAFELKMAQARENKNDTTKAIEHYQEAAKLLRDKGEFDKAEEIDTKIASLQTRKPQNQLQQPISSFSLTDLELPEVDSINANPEEARSVLDQATLLERNNDYQSALAYYKRYTALQRKLEKDSLAQEAARTEVLLEMDRLKQENEIADLNIAAIQAEKAAEERAKNVLFFGLALIAITAIIVLILYISKRKKHAQLTQAYEDLDQAKEDLQEAKVHISKLLEQQVSPEIASALIEEAPEKRKQFVAIMFLDIRGFTPIAEQMEAKELIEYQNHIFGFMIEIIQKYHGNINQFMGDGFMATFGAPISHGEDVKNAFLAGKEIIAQLEEVNAKGIAPHTKVGIGIHAGQVVTGNVGTETRKQFSVTGNTVIIAARIEQLNKQYGSNMIISQEVNEYLDNSDTKGMNSQNYETHVKGRTEPVEILVFNGEMIVS from the coding sequence ATGAAATTCCTGTTCCTGCTGGCGGCATTTATTCTAACCTTCTCCTGTTGGGGTCAGACAGATGCTGATGCCCTGGAAAAACAAGTTAAAGGGAAATCGGGTTTCGAAAAACTGGCTACACTCAATCAACTCTCCGCCTTCTTCAACGGGAACAACGACAGGAAATTCAGAAAGTACGCCAAGCAGGGATGTGTTCTGGCGGAGAATTTTGATGAATCTAAGATGAGCTTATCTTCAGAGCAATCAAATATGATTGCCGAAGCTTTCAATCATTTCGCTGTTTCGCAATATGATAAAAAGCACTACCTGGATGCCCGAAATATCTTTCAAAAAGCCGAAACCCTTTCGGAGGATATAGGAAATGAGGCAGTTGCAACCAATGCCAAAATCTACCTGGCCAAAATTGATTCCTTAGCTGATGATGCAGTGAAAGACAACATTTTCAACCGAACATTGACCGATCTCAACCTGGACAGGGTGGTGAGCAATACAAACAGTAAAGTAGGTATCGCTTTTGAACTAAAGATGGCCCAAGCGCGAGAAAACAAAAACGATACTACCAAGGCCATTGAACATTATCAGGAGGCCGCCAAGCTCTTGAGAGACAAAGGTGAATTTGATAAAGCGGAAGAAATTGACACGAAAATAGCATCGCTTCAAACACGAAAACCGCAAAATCAGCTACAACAACCAATCTCGTCGTTCTCATTGACAGACCTGGAACTTCCAGAAGTCGACAGTATCAACGCAAACCCCGAAGAAGCACGATCAGTATTAGATCAGGCAACACTGCTTGAGAGAAACAATGATTATCAATCCGCATTGGCTTACTATAAACGCTATACCGCCTTGCAAAGGAAACTGGAGAAAGACAGCCTGGCACAAGAAGCGGCACGAACCGAAGTACTTCTTGAAATGGACCGGTTGAAACAAGAAAATGAAATTGCTGACCTGAACATCGCTGCGATACAAGCTGAAAAAGCAGCGGAAGAACGTGCAAAGAACGTACTATTCTTCGGACTTGCACTCATTGCGATTACGGCCATTATTGTACTGATCCTCTACATCAGTAAACGAAAGAAACACGCGCAGCTTACGCAGGCTTATGAAGACCTGGATCAGGCCAAAGAAGACTTGCAAGAAGCCAAGGTCCATATTTCCAAATTACTAGAGCAACAGGTTTCGCCTGAAATCGCTTCTGCACTAATTGAGGAAGCACCAGAAAAAAGAAAGCAATTTGTGGCCATCATGTTTCTGGATATTCGTGGCTTTACTCCTATTGCTGAGCAAATGGAGGCCAAGGAACTGATTGAATACCAAAATCACATTTTCGGCTTCATGATCGAGATCATTCAGAAGTACCACGGCAACATCAATCAATTCATGGGCGATGGATTCATGGCCACTTTCGGTGCTCCCATATCCCATGGCGAAGACGTCAAAAACGCGTTCCTCGCGGGGAAAGAGATCATTGCACAACTAGAAGAAGTCAATGCAAAAGGGATCGCGCCTCATACCAAAGTAGGTATTGGCATCCATGCAGGACAGGTAGTTACTGGCAATGTAGGCACCGAAACCAGAAAGCAATTCTCAGTGACGGGAAACACCGTGATCATTGCTGCAAGAATTGAACAACTCAATAAGCAATACGGCTCTAACATGATCATCTCGCAGGAAGTGAATGAATATTTGGATAATTCAGACACAAAAGGGATGAACTCCCAGAATTATGAAACCCATGTCAAAGGTCGGACTGAGCCTGTGGAGATTTTGGTTTTTAATGGGGAAATGATCGTCAGTTAA